The following coding sequences are from one Methanosarcina sp. WWM596 window:
- a CDS encoding ABC transporter ATP-binding protein: protein MKINKNSLLEDRFPIVEISNVRKSYVLGDMEVPVLSGINLKIEKGEILAIMGPSGSGKSTLMNLIGCLDRPTEGQVLIKGMDLHRMSDEELAHLRGLEIGFVFQTFNLVPRLTAFENVLLPTFANSRSIDPRKRAKELLKLMGLQDRMHHRPGELSGGQSQRVSIARALINDPSILLADEPTGNLDSKTGSEILQIFMDLNNEGRTIVIVTHDPEIAKYADRVVLVKDGVIQYN, encoded by the coding sequence GTGAAAATTAATAAGAATAGTTTACTTGAGGATAGGTTCCCTATTGTCGAGATTTCCAATGTCAGGAAAAGTTATGTGCTCGGAGACATGGAGGTTCCGGTACTCTCAGGTATTAACCTTAAAATAGAAAAGGGAGAAATACTGGCTATTATGGGCCCATCGGGTTCAGGAAAAAGTACTCTTATGAATCTGATAGGCTGCCTTGACCGACCGACCGAAGGGCAGGTCCTTATAAAGGGGATGGATCTGCACAGAATGTCAGATGAAGAACTTGCTCACCTCCGGGGACTTGAGATAGGTTTCGTTTTTCAGACTTTCAATCTTGTTCCTCGCCTGACCGCTTTTGAGAATGTTTTGCTTCCTACTTTTGCCAATTCGAGGAGCATCGATCCACGAAAGCGTGCAAAGGAACTCCTGAAACTTATGGGGTTGCAGGACCGTATGCACCACAGGCCAGGAGAGCTTTCCGGAGGTCAATCTCAGAGGGTCTCAATTGCAAGGGCACTCATCAATGATCCTTCAATTCTCCTTGCTGATGAACCGACTGGAAACCTGGACTCGAAAACAGGTTCTGAGATCCTCCAAATATTCATGGATTTGAACAATGAAGGAAGGACAATAGTAATAGTTACACACGACCCTGAGATTGCAAAATATGCTGACAGGGTTGTCCTAGTAAAAGATGGAGTAATTCAATATAACTAA
- a CDS encoding COG1361 S-layer family protein codes for MELIKKHIIAAFFSVLLIASVFTSVASAAVGSANLKVTIVETNPYPAKIGEYLTLNIQVENVGGDKADDVDIEIVPEYPFTLDSKANTIQNIGALNPGRTATKEFYLYVDKNAQKGVRSIDIRTRTGPENPWSEKSFDIRIGTETFDSKGTVELAEIVSAPEVFMPGDKGTVTVTLKNTATTPTVTINEKDYDTNARIQAAVLRPLSEGITVLEAPYYEMGLVGPGDSIKLTFNVEVEDDAKEGIHNFELAIEGNSFDYNSKKNIPLKVDSSNIKVIPSKPLKMVDGQTTIEFDVANTHPNELNSVSIRPEAEGIKFYPAEYFIGPMDPDELFTIEFSAVTDYSSDAIKDASGSINMNVTANYNNGINRHENVAGNLDLETDRSQSPETSSKIAIAGGLIAVFIPAAFLIYKKKKQ; via the coding sequence ATGGAATTGATTAAAAAGCATATTATTGCAGCTTTTTTTTCTGTACTTCTGATAGCCTCCGTTTTTACGTCTGTGGCTTCTGCAGCTGTAGGGAGTGCAAACCTGAAAGTAACGATCGTCGAAACAAATCCATATCCTGCAAAGATAGGAGAATACCTGACCCTGAACATACAGGTAGAAAACGTAGGAGGGGACAAAGCCGATGATGTTGACATCGAAATAGTCCCTGAGTATCCATTCACTCTGGATTCCAAGGCAAACACAATCCAGAACATTGGAGCTCTCAATCCTGGCAGAACCGCTACAAAGGAATTCTATCTATATGTTGATAAAAACGCCCAGAAGGGGGTTCGTTCAATTGATATTCGCACCAGGACTGGACCGGAAAATCCATGGAGTGAGAAAAGTTTTGATATAAGGATAGGTACTGAAACCTTTGACAGCAAAGGTACTGTTGAGCTTGCAGAAATCGTCTCTGCTCCTGAAGTTTTTATGCCTGGAGATAAAGGCACTGTCACAGTAACTCTAAAAAACACAGCAACCACACCTACAGTTACTATCAATGAAAAGGATTATGATACCAATGCAAGAATACAGGCTGCAGTTTTGAGGCCATTGTCTGAAGGAATAACGGTTTTGGAAGCTCCATATTATGAGATGGGGCTTGTGGGTCCGGGAGACAGCATCAAATTGACCTTCAATGTAGAGGTTGAGGACGATGCGAAGGAAGGGATTCACAATTTCGAACTTGCAATCGAGGGAAACTCCTTTGACTACAACAGCAAGAAGAACATTCCACTTAAAGTTGATTCTTCGAATATAAAGGTAATTCCCTCAAAACCACTAAAGATGGTGGATGGGCAAACTACTATAGAGTTTGACGTAGCAAATACCCACCCTAATGAGCTTAACTCTGTCAGCATAAGACCTGAAGCTGAAGGTATAAAGTTTTATCCTGCCGAATACTTCATAGGACCTATGGATCCCGACGAGCTTTTCACAATAGAATTTAGTGCAGTTACAGACTATTCCTCGGATGCCATAAAGGATGCTTCAGGATCCATAAACATGAATGTAACTGCAAACTACAACAATGGGATTAACAGGCACGAAAATGTCGCAGGTAACCTGGATCTTGAAACTGATCGTTCCCAGTCTCCTGAAACAAGCTCTAAAATCGCAATTGCAGGCGGACTTATTGCAGTCTTTATCCCTGCAGCCTTTCTAATATATAAAAAGAAAAAACAATAA